One Paralichthys olivaceus isolate ysfri-2021 chromosome 8, ASM2471397v2, whole genome shotgun sequence genomic region harbors:
- the LOC109627347 gene encoding galactosylceramide sulfotransferase-like, which produces MSHTIFVTMLQKQQRLPLWQLVVSRLTVAGLFISVIVLYCLSTLQIAFSPTELPVPHSCALLRGQHSNQSTTNVSQQDNNICAPKVDIMFMKTHKTASSTFLNILFRFGEKQNLKFAFPSSRNDFFYPSHFQHTYVQGYRSGMCFNIMCNHMRFNAPEVAKVLPRDTTYITILRDPAELFESAFHYFGHMVPLTWRIPGEDKMAEFLQDPTFYFSPNGFNSFYLKNLLFYDLGQDNTLDSHDLRVEESIRLIAEQFHLVMLTEHFEESLILLKDILCWEMSDLLFFKLNARKETSVSKLTPELRAKALQWNSIDWELYKHFNLTFWKKVDAYGRERMAEDVAELRMRNAEMVKICIEGGHSVGAGSIREEGMQPWQPIGERSIMGYNLNKNIEKAYQVLCQKMLTPELQYLTDLGVNMWLTKLWGHVRNIINL; this is translated from the exons ATGTCACACACG aTCTTCGTTACCATGCTCCAGAAACAACAGAGACTGCCTCTGTGGCAGCTGGTGGTCAGCCGCCTCACTGTGGCTGGTTTGTTCATCAGTGTGATTGTGCTCTACTGTTTGTCTACACTGCAGATCGCCTTCAGTCCAACTGA GCTTCCAGTGCCTCACTCCTGTGCTCTTCTACGGGGCCAACACAGCAACCAGTCAACCACAAATGTCTCACAGCAAGACAATAACATCTGCGCTCCTAAAGTGGACATCATGTTTATGAAAACCCACAAAACAGCGAGCAGCACCTTCCTCAACATCCTGTTCCGCTTTGGAGAGAAGCAGAACCTGAAATTTGCCTTCCCAAGCAGCCGTAATGACTTCTTCTATCCCTCACATTTTCAGCACACATACGTCCAAGGCTACAGATCTGgaatgtgttttaatatcatGTGTAACCACATGCGCTTCAATGCACCTGAGGTGGCCAAAGTGCTGCCCAGAGACACAACATACATAACAATCCTCAGAGATCCTGCCGAGCTCTTTGAGTCGGCTTTCCATTACTTTGGTCATATGGTTCCTCTGACCTGGAGGATACCAGGTGAAGATAAAATGGCCGAGTTCCTGCAGGATCCCACCTTCTACTTCAGCCCCAATGGATTTAACTCCTTCTACCTGAAGAACCTGCTCTTCTATGACCTCGGACAGGACAACACCCTGGATTCACATGACCTTCGTGTGGAGGAAAGTATCAGGCTCATTGCTGAGCAATTTCACTTGGTCATGCTAACGGAGCACTTTGAGGAATCGCTCATCCTTCTTAAGGACATCCTCTGCTGGGAGATGAGTgacctcctcttcttcaaacTTAACGCCCGTAAGGAAACCAGTGTGTCTAAACTGACCCCAGAGCTGAGGGCAAAGGCCTTGCAGTGGAACAGCATCGACTGGGAactttacaaacattttaacCTGACGTTCTGGAAGAAGGTGGATGCATATGGAAGAGAGCGTATGGCAGAGGATGTCGCAGAGCTCAGGATGAGGAATGCAGAGATGGTGAAGATCTGCATTGAGGGAGGCCACTCTGTTGGGGCTGGAAGCATTCGTGAGGAGGGCATGCAGCCATGGCAGCCCATTGGAGAAAGGTCTATCATGGGATACaacttgaataaaaatatagaaaaagcaTATCAGGTGTTGTGCCAAAAGATGTTGACCCCAGAACTCCAATATCTGACAGACTTGGGGGTTAACATGTGGCTCACTAAGCTGTGGGGACATGTGAGAAATATCATTAACTTGTGA